The segment GGGACGGGTTCGTTGGACCATCCATAATCGGACAATTCCTTGCGCACGGCACGCTTAAGGTCCCGTTCCGAGCTCTGATAGGTCCCTGCCGCGCCACCGAGCACGGCACCACCAGCAGCACCGATGGCTGCACCCTTCCAGATATTATCGCCACCACCGATGGTCCCGATCAGGGCACCAAGTCCGGCTCCAAGGAAAGCTCCCAGAGCTCCCGTGCGTGACGCATTGGACGTAGTCACCGAAAAACTCTCGGACGCAAAGACCAGGGCCGAGGCCTCATCCAGCGAATACGGCAGATACTCACCGTCGGAGCCAACTCCACGGACTTCTTCCACCTGCACCTCGGGGCTTTGCAGGCTCTTGTTCTTGAAGACCAGAAAAATTGGTTCCAGACCGGCTTCCGTATAATCCATACCCTGTCCGAAATGCTCATAATGTACCGCTCCGATATCCCAGCGAGAGGTCTGCACGGCACCTGACACTTCAGCTGGATCAATCACCTTGCGCGGCTGCGGCAACGGTTTGGTCGCGGCACAGCCCAGAGACAACACAATCATAGTATTCATCAGTACAACGGAACAGATTCGCATCAAGCGTTGGGAAAACATAGTGGCCTCCTTGATCTATCAACTCACCAGGACGCCGGCATACCCAACGACCTGCTCATAATCTCCGCTCACAACACCGGAATTGGTATAT is part of the Desulfovibrio ferrophilus genome and harbors:
- a CDS encoding YMGG-like glycine zipper-containing protein, whose protein sequence is MFSQRLMRICSVVLMNTMIVLSLGCAATKPLPQPRKVIDPAEVSGAVQTSRWDIGAVHYEHFGQGMDYTEAGLEPIFLVFKNKSLQSPEVQVEEVRGVGSDGEYLPYSLDEASALVFASESFSVTTSNASRTGALGAFLGAGLGALIGTIGGGDNIWKGAAIGAAGGAVLGGAAGTYQSSERDLKRAVRKELSDYGWSNEPVPADYTKVGYIYFPAKVGIDVIKLVVRVDGQILRYTIDASDVAKIEK